Proteins encoded together in one Ipomoea triloba cultivar NCNSP0323 chromosome 4, ASM357664v1 window:
- the LOC116017839 gene encoding ethylene-responsive transcription factor CRF4-like encodes MEWSCLSSCGDGDGVESEEAVEMAMASESAASLHNDDRRVMIQAAKMASEESASRQGSRCAATRDAIGSGELKAAEIRDPWKKTRLWLRTFLSAEEAARAYDAVTMKLNGPESRPTSHLLPLLN; translated from the exons ATGGAGTGGTCTTGTCTGTCTTCTTGTGGCGATGGCGATGGCGTGGAGAGTGAGGAAGCAGTGGAGATGGCGATGGCGTCCGAGTCTGCTGCGTCTCTCCACAATGACGACAGAAGAGTGATGATACAAGCAGCAAAAATGGCGTCCGAAGAGTCTGCGTCT AGGCAGGGTAGCCGTTGCGCAGCTACCAGAGATGCCATCGGATCCGGTGAGCTTAAAGCG GCCGAGATCAGAGACCCATGGAAGAAGACCCGTCTATGGCTGCGGACCTTTCTCTCCGCCGAGGAAGCCGCTCGAGCATATGACGCTGTCACCATGAAACTAAACGGCCCAGAGTCAAGACCAACTTCTCACCTCCTCCCACTTCTCAATTAa
- the LOC116017817 gene encoding protein FAR1-RELATED SEQUENCE 6-like, whose translation MTDQCSAMSAAISQVFPSARHRLCIWRIGENSKKHIKGLRSQKGFMELFNLLLKYTNTEAEFEFYWNRMVTEYKCHTNAWLDKLYDIREKWCPAFSKDYFSGGILSSQRSETTNHSVSRRLSKTSGLCDFYNSFVNVVSKWRSKENGEDVRCSQGLPTMTLDHVKLLLHARNVYTIEKWVENCKGWFYQVKTIAKLDKSVKKFLKMVEEGLKVRLVHLL comes from the exons ATGACCGATCAATGTTCTGCTATGTCTGCTGCAATTTCACAAGTTTTCCCAAGTGCAAGACATAGACTTTGTATTTGGCGTATTGGAGAGAATTCAAAAAAGCATATCAAAGGTTTAAGGAGTCAAAAAGGCTTTATGGAGTTATTTAATCTTCTATTGAAGTACACGAACACAGAAGCtgagtttgaattttattgGAATAG GATGGTGACAGAGTATAAGTGCCACACAAATGCTTGGTTAGACAAATTGTATGATATTAGGGAGAAGTGGTGTCCTGCTTTTAGTAAAGATTACTTTTCTGGAGGTATTTTATCGTCCCAACGAAGTGAGACTACAAATCATTCAGTTTCAAGAAGGTTATCTAAAACATCTGGGTTGTGTGATTTTTATAACTCTTTTGTCAATGTGGTTTCTAAGTGGAGGAGTAAAGAGAATGGAGAAGATGTCCGGTGTTCTCAAGGGTTGCCTACAATGACATTGGATCATGTGAAGCTTCTTTTACATGCTAGGAATGTATACACCATAGAG AAATGGGTAGAAAATTGCAAAGGTTGGTTCTATCAAGTCAAGACAATTGCAAAGCTCGACAAGTCTGTGAAGAAATTTTTGAAGATGGTAGAAGAAGGATTGAAGGTGAGGTTGGTCCATTTGCTTTGA